A genomic region of Staphylococcus roterodami contains the following coding sequences:
- a CDS encoding alpha-keto acid decarboxylase family protein gives MKQRIGAYLIDAIHRAGVDKIFGVPGDFNLAFLDDIISNPNVDWVGNTNELNASYAADGYARLNGLAALVTTFGVGELSAVNGIAGSYAERIPVIAITGAPTRAVEQAGKYVHHSLGEGTFDDYRKMFAHITVAQGYITPENATTEIPRLISTAIAERRPVHLHLPIDVAISEIEIPTSFEVTPAQHTDASTYIELLTSKLQQAKQPIIITGHEINSFHLHQELEDFVNQTHIPVAQLSLGKGAFNEENPYYMGIYDGKIAEDKIRDYVDNSDLILNIGAKLTDSATAGFSYQFNIDDVVKLNHHNIKIDDVTNDTVSLPSLLKQLSNISYTNSASFPVYQRPTSADYPVGTEPLTQQTYFKMMQNFLKPNDVIIADQGTSFFGAYDLALYKNNTFIGQPLWGSIGYTLPATLGSQLADTNRRNLLLIGDGSLQLTVQAISTMIRQHIKPVLFVINNDGYTVERLIHGMYEPYNDIHMWDYKALPAVFGGKNVAVHDVESAKDLQDTFNAINDNPDVMHFVEVKMSVEDAPKKLIDIAKAFSQQNK, from the coding sequence ATGAAACAACGCATTGGAGCTTACTTAATTGACGCTATTCATCGAGCAGGCGTCGATAAAATTTTTGGTGTTCCTGGTGATTTTAATCTCGCTTTTCTAGACGATATTATCAGCAATCCCAATGTAGATTGGGTTGGAAATACAAACGAATTAAATGCAAGTTACGCAGCGGACGGTTATGCCCGTCTTAATGGACTCGCTGCTTTAGTAACTACATTTGGTGTTGGTGAACTTAGCGCCGTCAACGGTATCGCAGGTTCTTATGCCGAGCGTATACCTGTCATTGCTATTACTGGTGCACCAACTCGTGCTGTAGAACAAGCTGGCAAATATGTACATCATTCACTTGGTGAAGGAACATTTGATGACTATCGTAAAATGTTTGCTCATATTACTGTTGCTCAAGGTTACATTACACCTGAAAATGCAACAACTGAAATACCACGATTGATTAGTACTGCTATCGCCGAAAGACGTCCAGTTCATTTACATTTACCAATCGATGTTGCAATCTCTGAAATTGAAATACCTACATCATTCGAAGTGACACCAGCACAACACACTGATGCATCAACATATATCGAGTTGTTAACTTCTAAATTGCAGCAGGCGAAGCAACCTATCATCATTACCGGACATGAAATTAACAGTTTTCATCTACATCAAGAATTAGAAGATTTTGTAAATCAAACACATATACCTGTAGCACAACTTTCACTTGGAAAAGGTGCTTTTAATGAAGAAAATCCTTACTATATGGGGATTTACGATGGGAAAATTGCCGAAGATAAAATTCGAGATTATGTAGACAATAGCGATTTAATTTTAAATATTGGCGCAAAATTAACAGATTCTGCAACAGCTGGATTTTCATACCAATTTAATATCGATGATGTCGTTAAGTTAAATCATCACAATATCAAAATTGATGATGTTACAAATGATACCGTATCTCTACCATCATTGTTAAAACAGTTATCCAATATTTCATATACAAACAGTGCATCGTTCCCTGTATATCAACGTCCAACATCAGCAGACTATCCTGTTGGCACAGAACCATTAACACAACAAACTTATTTTAAAATGATGCAAAATTTCTTAAAACCTAATGATGTCATTATTGCTGATCAAGGCACTTCATTCTTTGGGGCTTACGATTTAGCTTTATACAAAAATAATACCTTTATCGGTCAACCGTTATGGGGTTCTATCGGCTATACATTACCAGCAACTTTAGGTTCTCAATTAGCAGATACAAATCGTCGTAACTTACTATTAATTGGTGATGGTTCTTTACAATTAACTGTTCAAGCCATTTCGACTATGATTAGACAACATATTAAACCGGTACTATTCGTGATTAATAATGATGGCTATACGGTTGAACGACTTATTCATGGAATGTATGAACCTTATAACGATATTCATATGTGGGATTATAAGGCCCTACCTGCTGTATTTGGAGGTAAAAATGTAGCTGTTCATGATGTTGAATCAGCAAAAGACTTACAAGATACATTTAATGCAATTAATGACAATCCCGATGTCATGCATTTTGTAGAAGTTAAAATGTCTGTCGAAGATGCACCAAAGAAACTGATCGATATTGCTAAAGCATTTTCACAACAAAATAAATAA
- a CDS encoding TetR/AcrR family transcriptional regulator produces MTNKKIDPRVKRTNQYLINAIVKLLNEKDINKISVQNITDSADLTRATFYLHYRNKQDFFNRIITNVIEDLIDYVKDSHLIESGLKNESDIKNAFTRLFEYIYMNYEFFSVMLSDRGLSQFRPKLESVVQKEIYLPLFHTLVNVNSDADSKFPQDYLFNYITSAHIGVICTWLDDDMNYSPIYMAELLYKLTLEGVFSVAQNEF; encoded by the coding sequence ATGACAAATAAGAAAATCGACCCACGGGTAAAACGGACAAATCAATATTTAATTAATGCGATAGTAAAACTGCTCAATGAAAAAGATATTAATAAAATATCTGTACAAAATATTACAGATTCAGCAGATCTGACACGAGCAACATTTTACCTTCATTATCGAAACAAGCAAGATTTTTTCAATAGAATCATTACGAATGTTATAGAAGATTTGATCGATTATGTAAAAGATAGCCATTTGATAGAATCTGGATTGAAGAATGAATCAGATATTAAAAATGCATTTACACGGTTATTTGAATACATCTATATGAATTACGAGTTTTTCAGTGTGATGTTAAGTGATAGAGGCCTATCACAATTCAGACCGAAATTAGAGTCAGTAGTACAAAAGGAAATTTATTTGCCGTTGTTTCATACACTCGTGAATGTAAATAGTGATGCAGATAGTAAATTTCCACAAGATTATTTGTTCAATTATATAACGTCTGCGCATATTGGTGTTATTTGTACTTGGTTAGATGACGATATGAATTATAGTCCGATATATATGGCTGAACTTTTATATAAACTAACTTTAGAAGGTGTATTTTCAGTAGCACAAAACGAATTTTAA
- the murQ gene encoding N-acetylmuramic acid 6-phosphate etherase — MENSTTEARNEATMHLDEMTVEEALITMNEEDQQVPLAVKRVIPQLTEVVNKTISQYKKGGRLIYIGAGTSGRLGVLDAAECVPTFNTEPHEIIGIIAGGQRAMTMAVEGAEDHKKLAENDLEKINLTEKDVVIGIAASGKTPYVIGGLTFANTIGATTVSISCNEHAIISGIAKYPVEVKVGPEVLTGSTRLKSGTAQKLILNMISTITMVGVGKVYDNLMIDVKATNQKLIDRSVRIIQDICAITYDEAMRLYQVSEHDVKVATVMGMCGISKEEATRRLLNNDNIVKRAIRDKQP; from the coding sequence ATGGAAAATAGTACGACCGAAGCACGCAATGAAGCGACGATGCATCTCGATGAAATGACTGTGGAAGAGGCACTAATTACGATGAATGAAGAGGATCAACAAGTACCGTTAGCGGTCAAGCGAGTGATTCCACAACTTACAGAAGTCGTGAATAAAACAATATCACAGTATAAAAAAGGTGGGCGCTTAATTTATATCGGTGCAGGAACAAGCGGACGATTGGGAGTCTTAGATGCGGCAGAATGTGTGCCAACATTTAATACAGAACCTCATGAAATTATAGGTATCATTGCAGGTGGTCAGCGCGCGATGACGATGGCAGTAGAAGGTGCAGAAGATCATAAAAAACTTGCAGAAAATGATTTAGAAAAGATAAATTTAACGGAAAAAGATGTCGTAATTGGTATTGCTGCGAGTGGCAAAACACCATATGTTATTGGGGGTTTAACATTTGCGAACACAATCGGTGCGACAACTGTTTCAATTTCATGTAATGAACATGCAATTATAAGTGGAATTGCTAAATATCCTGTAGAAGTAAAAGTTGGTCCTGAAGTATTAACTGGATCTACACGATTAAAGTCTGGCACAGCACAAAAATTAATTTTAAATATGATTTCAACAATTACCATGGTGGGTGTCGGGAAAGTATACGATAACCTCATGATTGATGTGAAAGCAACAAACCAAAAACTTATCGACCGTTCAGTGCGTATTATTCAAGATATATGTGCTATCACATACGATGAAGCAATGCGTTTATATCAAGTGTCTGAGCATGATGTAAAAGTTGCGACAGTCATGGGTATGTGTGGCATTTCTAAGGAAGAGGCAACAAGACGGTTATTAAACAATGACAATATTGTTAAACGAGCAATCAGAGATAAACAACCTTAG
- the ptsG gene encoding glucose-specific PTS transporter subunit IIBC, with product MRKKLFGQLQRIGKALMLPVAILPAAGLLLAIGTAMQGESLQHYLPFIQNGGVQTVAKLMTGAGGIIFDNLPMIFALGVAIGLAGGDGVAAIAAFVGYIIMNKTMGDFLQVTPKNVGDPASGYASILGIPTLQTGVFGGIIIGALAAWCYNKFYNINLPSYLGFFAGKRFVPIMMATTSFILAFPMALIWPTIQSGLNAFSTGLLDSNTGVAVFLFGFIKRLLIPFGLHHIFHAPFWFEFGSWKNAAGEIIHGDQRIFIEQIREGAHLTAGKFMQGEFPVMMFGLPAAALAIYHTAKPENKKVVAGLMGSAALTSFLTGITEPLEFSFLFVAPLLFFIHAVLDGLSFLTLYLLDVHLGYTFSGGFIDYFLLGVLPNKTQWWLVIPVGLVYAVIYYFVFRFLIVKLKYKTPGREDKQSQATTASATELPYAVLEAMGGKANIKHLDACITRLRVEVNDKSKVDVPGLKDLGASGVLEVGNNMQAIFGPKSDQIKHEMQQIMNGQVVENPTTMEDDKDETVVVAEDKSATSELSHIVHAPLTGEVTPLSEVPDQVFSEKMMGDGIAIKPSQGEVRAPFNGKVQMIFPTKHAIGLVSDSGLELLIHIGLDTVKLNGEGFTLHVEEGQEVKQGDLLISFDLDYIRNNAKSDITPIIVTQGNITNLDFKQDEHGNISFGDQLFEAK from the coding sequence GTGAGAAAGAAACTTTTCGGTCAATTGCAACGTATCGGTAAAGCGCTAATGTTACCTGTTGCGATTTTACCAGCAGCCGGTCTGTTATTAGCTATCGGTACAGCTATGCAAGGTGAATCATTACAACACTACTTGCCTTTTATACAAAATGGTGGCGTACAAACTGTCGCTAAATTAATGACAGGTGCTGGTGGTATCATTTTTGATAACTTGCCTATGATTTTCGCATTAGGTGTCGCAATCGGATTAGCTGGCGGTGATGGCGTAGCAGCTATCGCAGCATTCGTCGGTTACATTATCATGAACAAAACAATGGGTGACTTTTTACAAGTAACACCTAAAAACGTTGGTGATCCAGCGAGTGGTTACGCTAGCATTTTAGGTATCCCAACATTACAAACAGGTGTGTTCGGCGGTATTATTATCGGGGCCCTGGCAGCTTGGTGTTATAACAAGTTCTATAACATTAATTTACCATCTTATTTAGGTTTCTTCGCTGGTAAGCGTTTCGTACCTATTATGATGGCTACAACATCATTTATATTAGCATTCCCAATGGCATTAATTTGGCCAACGATTCAATCAGGCTTAAATGCATTCAGTACAGGATTATTAGATTCAAATACTGGTGTTGCAGTATTCTTATTTGGTTTTATTAAACGTTTATTAATTCCATTTGGTCTGCACCATATTTTCCACGCACCTTTCTGGTTCGAGTTTGGTTCATGGAAAAATGCAGCTGGTGAAATTATTCACGGTGACCAACGTATCTTTATCGAACAAATTCGTGAAGGTGCACATTTAACAGCTGGTAAATTCATGCAAGGTGAATTCCCTGTTATGATGTTCGGTTTACCTGCAGCAGCTTTAGCAATTTATCACACAGCTAAACCTGAAAATAAAAAAGTAGTAGCTGGTTTAATGGGTTCTGCTGCTTTAACATCATTCTTAACTGGTATTACAGAACCTTTAGAATTCTCATTCTTATTCGTAGCACCGTTATTATTCTTTATTCATGCAGTACTTGATGGTTTATCATTCTTAACATTGTACTTATTGGATGTTCACCTAGGTTATACATTCTCAGGTGGTTTCATCGATTACTTCTTACTCGGCGTGCTACCTAATAAGACACAATGGTGGTTAGTCATTCCTGTAGGTCTTGTATACGCAGTCATTTACTACTTCGTATTCCGATTCCTAATTGTAAAATTAAAATACAAAACACCAGGTCGTGAAGATAAACAATCGCAAGCGACAACAGCTTCAGCAACTGAACTTCCATATGCAGTATTAGAAGCTATGGGTGGAAAAGCAAACATTAAACATTTAGACGCTTGTATCACACGCTTACGTGTTGAAGTCAACGATAAATCTAAAGTTGATGTTCCTGGCTTGAAAGATTTGGGTGCTTCTGGTGTATTAGAAGTCGGTAATAACATGCAAGCAATTTTTGGTCCTAAATCTGACCAAATTAAGCACGAAATGCAACAAATTATGAATGGCCAAGTGGTAGAAAATCCAACTACTATGGAAGACGACAAAGATGAAACAGTTGTTGTTGCAGAAGATAAATCTGCAACAAGCGAGTTAAGTCATATCGTTCACGCACCATTAACTGGTGAAGTGACACCATTATCAGAAGTTCCTGATCAAGTGTTCAGTGAAAAAATGATGGGTGATGGTATCGCTATTAAACCTTCACAAGGTGAGGTTCGTGCACCATTCAATGGTAAAGTACAAATGATTTTCCCAACAAAACATGCAATCGGTCTTGTATCTGATAGTGGATTAGAGTTATTAATTCATATTGGTTTAGATACTGTTAAATTAAATGGCGAAGGATTTACATTACATGTTGAAGAAGGTCAAGAAGTTAAGCAGGGCGATTTATTAATCAGCTTTGATTTAGACTATATTCGCAATAATGCGAAGAGCGACATTACACCAATAATTGTTACTCAAGGCAACATTACAAATCTTGATTTCAAACAAGACGAACATGGCAACATTTCATTTGGAGATCAATTATTTGAAGCTAAATAA
- a CDS encoding isochorismatase family protein, translated as MIDFNKTALVLIDLQQGILKMDYAPYTAENVVQNANKLIELFRKNNGFIAFVRVKLYDGKDALKPNSMISLPPKEGDDYSKFHHLLDKRDGDFVIDKRQFSAFVGTDLDLQLRRRGIDTIVLGGVATHVGVDTTARDAYQLNYNQFFVTDMMSAQNETLHQFPIENIFPLMGQTITINELLNTLK; from the coding sequence ATGATTGATTTCAACAAAACTGCATTAGTATTAATTGACTTGCAACAAGGCATTCTTAAAATGGACTATGCGCCCTATACTGCTGAAAATGTAGTTCAAAATGCTAATAAATTAATAGAATTATTCCGAAAAAATAATGGCTTTATCGCATTTGTCCGCGTTAAACTTTACGATGGTAAAGATGCATTGAAACCAAATTCGATGATATCATTACCACCTAAAGAAGGCGATGACTACAGCAAATTTCATCACTTGTTGGACAAAAGAGATGGCGATTTTGTTATAGACAAGCGACAATTCAGTGCATTTGTAGGGACAGATTTAGACTTACAGTTAAGACGCCGAGGCATTGATACTATTGTTCTTGGTGGTGTCGCAACACATGTCGGTGTAGATACGACAGCAAGAGATGCCTATCAATTAAACTATAATCAGTTCTTTGTAACAGATATGATGAGCGCACAAAACGAAACGCTTCATCAATTCCCTATCGAAAATATATTCCCATTAATGGGACAAACGATAACTATAAACGAACTACTGAACACATTAAAATAA
- the rocD gene encoding ornithine--oxo-acid transaminase: protein MNSIIELTDQYSSNNYAPLKLVITKGKGAKVWDTNGQQYIDCISGFSVANQGHCHPQIVKAMTEQASKLSIISRVLYSDNLGKWEEKICNLAKKDKVLPLNSGTEAVEAAIKIARKWGSDVKKIPDGQVEIIAMNNNFHGRTLGSLSLSNHDSYKVGFHPLLQGTTTVDFGNIEQLEQTITSNTAAIILEPIQGEGGVNIPPKGYIQAVRQLCDKHQILLIADEIQVGLGRTGKWFAMEWEQVIPDIYILGKALGGGLYPVSAVLANNDVMRVLTPGTHGSTFGGNPLAIAVSTAALDVLKNEALIERSERLGSLLLTQLQQLDNPNIKEIRGRGLFIGIKLNTDAAPFVQQLINRGILCKETHRTIIRLSPPLVISEEEINDIISVFQDVFKI, encoded by the coding sequence ATGAATTCTATCATTGAATTAACTGATCAATATAGCTCTAATAATTATGCACCACTTAAACTTGTTATTACTAAAGGAAAAGGCGCTAAAGTTTGGGATACAAATGGTCAACAATATATAGATTGTATCTCTGGATTTTCAGTGGCAAACCAAGGACATTGTCATCCACAAATTGTTAAAGCTATGACTGAACAGGCTTCAAAGTTGTCTATTATTTCACGCGTTCTTTATAGTGACAATCTCGGTAAATGGGAAGAAAAAATTTGTAATCTTGCTAAGAAAGACAAAGTACTCCCCCTTAATTCTGGTACAGAAGCTGTAGAAGCAGCTATTAAAATCGCTAGAAAATGGGGTTCTGATGTTAAAAAAATTCCTGACGGTCAAGTTGAAATCATTGCTATGAACAATAATTTTCATGGTCGTACATTGGGGTCATTATCGCTATCCAACCATGACTCATACAAAGTAGGATTTCACCCCCTACTTCAAGGTACGACTACAGTAGATTTTGGAAACATTGAACAATTAGAACAAACCATCACATCGAATACTGCTGCAATTATTTTAGAGCCCATTCAAGGTGAAGGTGGCGTTAATATTCCACCTAAAGGTTATATTCAAGCTGTACGACAATTATGTGACAAACATCAAATATTACTGATTGCAGATGAGATACAAGTTGGTCTTGGTAGAACTGGCAAATGGTTTGCTATGGAATGGGAGCAAGTCATACCAGATATTTATATTTTAGGAAAAGCTCTTGGTGGTGGACTATACCCTGTATCTGCTGTACTCGCAAATAATGATGTTATGCGTGTATTAACACCTGGGACACATGGTTCGACGTTCGGTGGAAATCCATTGGCAATTGCAGTATCAACAGCTGCACTTGATGTACTTAAAAATGAAGCCCTGATTGAACGCTCAGAACGCTTAGGATCGTTATTATTAACCCAACTTCAGCAACTTGATAACCCAAATATTAAAGAAATTAGAGGTCGTGGTTTATTTATAGGTATCAAACTTAACACAGATGCTGCACCATTTGTTCAGCAACTAATAAATCGTGGTATCTTATGCAAGGAAACGCATCGTACTATCATTCGCTTATCACCACCACTAGTAATAAGCGAAGAAGAAATTAATGACATCATTTCAGTTTTTCAAGATGTTTTTAAAATTTAA
- a CDS encoding amidohydrolase, with translation MANKTGYIDIHHHIIPEFYLNALKEAGINKAGGLKINNWQPEQSIKMMDRLGIDVGITSISDPALEPLELNKRKAIAREINLLQAQMIKDYPDRFGAFASLPLPDVESAIEEVKYALDDLKLDGVGLLSNYNEAFLGDPQFEQLMKVLDERAAVVFIHPSTPPDYVPRPKYMPVDFMAEFTFNTTRAAANLVLSGTMDRYPNIKFILAHAGGTLPYLTWRINECYKIIKQIADENQFVVLAKEPEDYISDFYYDTALSTQAATFRALEETTPADHILFGSDAHYAPEQIDQSMINTIEQQLDLNTDTIENIKYHNALKLFPRFQK, from the coding sequence ATGGCAAATAAAACTGGTTATATCGACATTCATCATCACATCATTCCTGAATTTTACTTAAACGCATTGAAAGAAGCCGGCATTAACAAAGCCGGCGGTCTAAAAATTAATAATTGGCAACCTGAACAAAGTATCAAAATGATGGATAGATTAGGTATTGATGTAGGGATTACTTCCATTTCTGATCCAGCTTTAGAACCACTTGAACTAAATAAAAGAAAAGCAATTGCAAGAGAAATCAATTTACTTCAAGCACAAATGATCAAAGATTACCCAGATCGTTTCGGCGCCTTTGCATCATTACCACTACCTGATGTTGAAAGTGCAATTGAGGAAGTTAAATATGCTTTAGATGATTTAAAATTAGATGGTGTAGGTTTATTATCTAACTACAACGAAGCATTTTTAGGAGATCCACAATTTGAACAACTAATGAAAGTACTTGATGAAAGAGCAGCAGTCGTGTTTATACATCCAAGCACGCCACCTGATTATGTGCCTAGGCCAAAATATATGCCTGTGGATTTCATGGCTGAATTTACTTTTAATACAACACGTGCCGCAGCAAATTTAGTATTAAGTGGTACGATGGATCGCTATCCAAATATTAAATTTATTTTGGCGCACGCAGGCGGAACTTTGCCATATTTAACTTGGAGAATTAATGAATGCTATAAAATAATTAAACAAATTGCAGATGAAAATCAATTTGTTGTTCTAGCAAAAGAGCCCGAAGATTATATCAGCGATTTCTATTATGACACTGCTTTATCTACACAAGCTGCCACTTTTAGAGCATTAGAAGAAACAACACCAGCAGATCATATTTTATTCGGTAGCGATGCACACTATGCACCTGAACAAATTGATCAATCAATGATTAATACAATCGAACAACAATTAGATTTAAATACTGATACGATTGAAAATATTAAATATCACAATGCCCTTAAATTATTCCCAAGATTCCAAAAATAG
- the brnQ gene encoding branched-chain amino acid transport system II carrier protein: MKKKLTFKENMFIGSMLFGLFFGAGNLIFPIHLGQAAGSNVFIANLGFLITAIGLPFLGIIAIGISKTAGLFEIASRVNKTYAYIFTIALYLVIGPFFALPRLATTSFEIAFSPFLSPKQITLYLFIFSFIFFVIAWFFARKPSRILEYIGKFLNPVFLVLLAIILLFAFIHPLGGISDAPISNQYQSNALFNGFLDGYNTLDALASLAFGIIIVATIKKLGIENPTDIAKETIKSGTISIVMMGIIYTLLAIMGTLSIGHFKLSENGGIALAQITQYYLGNYGIVLLSLIVMVACLKTAIGLITAFSETFEHLFPKLNYLAIATVVSFISFLFANVGLTKIIMYSVPVLMFLYPLAIALIILTLFSSKFHHSKIVYQWTILFTAIAALLDGLKASPEFISSTSFAQALINFGQKYLPLSDIGMGWVVLSLIGFIIGFIIYKIRHRNLPQT, from the coding sequence ATGAAAAAGAAACTAACATTTAAAGAAAACATGTTTATAGGTTCTATGTTATTCGGTTTATTCTTTGGTGCTGGTAATCTTATATTCCCGATTCACTTGGGACAAGCTGCTGGTTCTAACGTTTTTATCGCTAACTTAGGATTCTTAATTACAGCAATCGGATTACCATTTTTAGGTATCATTGCCATTGGTATTTCAAAGACAGCTGGTTTATTTGAAATTGCATCGCGTGTTAATAAAACATACGCTTACATTTTCACGATTGCATTATATCTAGTAATTGGCCCATTTTTTGCCCTACCTAGATTAGCTACAACATCGTTTGAAATAGCATTCTCGCCATTTTTATCACCAAAGCAGATTACTTTATATTTATTTATTTTTAGCTTTATCTTCTTTGTGATTGCATGGTTTTTTGCAAGAAAACCTTCACGAATTTTAGAATATATCGGTAAATTTTTAAACCCTGTATTCCTAGTATTATTAGCAATCATTTTATTATTCGCCTTTATCCATCCATTAGGTGGCATTTCAGATGCACCTATTAGTAACCAATATCAATCTAACGCTTTATTTAATGGCTTTTTAGATGGATACAACACATTAGATGCATTAGCATCGTTAGCATTTGGTATTATTATTGTTGCTACGATTAAAAAGTTAGGCATCGAAAACCCAACCGATATCGCTAAAGAAACGATAAAATCTGGTACTATAAGTATCGTTATGATGGGTATCATTTATACTCTATTAGCAATTATGGGTACATTAAGCATCGGTCACTTTAAACTAAGTGAAAATGGTGGTATCGCATTAGCACAAATTACACAATACTACTTAGGTAACTACGGTATTGTCTTATTGTCTCTAATCGTTATGGTCGCGTGCTTAAAAACAGCCATCGGTTTGATTACGGCATTTTCAGAAACATTTGAGCATTTATTCCCGAAACTGAATTATTTAGCGATTGCGACAGTTGTAAGCTTTATTTCATTCTTGTTTGCAAACGTTGGATTAACTAAAATTATTATGTACTCAGTTCCTGTATTAATGTTCTTATATCCATTGGCAATTGCTTTGATCATATTAACTTTATTTAGTAGTAAGTTCCACCATTCAAAGATTGTTTATCAATGGACGATTCTCTTTACAGCAATCGCTGCATTACTTGATGGATTGAAAGCTAGCCCAGAATTCATTTCAAGCACTTCATTTGCTCAAGCTTTGATTAACTTCGGACAAAAATATTTGCCATTATCAGATATCGGCATGGGCTGGGTTGTTCTTAGTTTAATTGGATTCATTATCGGCTTCATTATTTATAAAATTAGACATCGTAATTTACCGCAAACATAA
- a CDS encoding MupG family TIM beta-alpha barrel fold protein produces the protein MTGFSVYLGQPLDETYIKHMISLGYQTIFTSVQIPEEDDETKYHYFTQLLNLLQHEQVTYLIDANPSILTPSFYAHLRQYDAQFMIRIDHSTSIETIEAIMAQGFKCCLNASIISRELLTSLHQHLNDFTLLSFCHNYYPRPDTGLSADWVKKKNEYIYQFNKKAQIYGFIAGTDLRGPLHKGLPTVELTRHDHPVVATNILQEIGITDVLVGDPKIEKRLAVQLIEFCNRRHFSLTINEDFDEQVAFLFDLQHKVRSDNPEKVIRSEISREICAQTIQPHHTIQRQIGSVTVDNLKNGRYQGELQIVRHPLSAHDNVNVVAQIIKEDLPLLNCIAPNDTFNFQKLGSVKSNGK, from the coding sequence TTGACAGGCTTTTCAGTGTATTTAGGACAACCTTTAGACGAAACGTATATCAAACATATGATTAGTTTAGGTTATCAAACGATTTTTACATCAGTACAAATACCAGAAGAAGATGACGAGACAAAATATCATTATTTCACACAACTACTCAACTTATTACAACATGAACAAGTGACTTACCTCATAGATGCTAATCCATCTATTTTAACACCATCTTTTTATGCACATCTTCGACAATATGATGCGCAGTTTATGATTCGTATCGATCATAGTACATCTATTGAGACAATCGAAGCGATTATGGCACAAGGTTTTAAGTGCTGTTTGAATGCAAGTATTATTTCCCGGGAATTGTTAACAAGCTTACATCAACATTTGAATGATTTTACATTACTTTCATTTTGTCATAACTATTATCCGAGACCAGATACGGGATTATCTGCTGATTGGGTTAAAAAGAAAAATGAATATATTTATCAATTTAATAAAAAGGCACAAATATATGGCTTCATAGCAGGTACAGATTTAAGAGGACCTTTGCATAAAGGTTTGCCAACGGTTGAATTAACACGGCATGACCATCCAGTTGTTGCAACTAATATTTTACAAGAAATTGGTATAACCGATGTGTTAGTTGGAGATCCAAAGATTGAAAAGAGGCTAGCAGTACAACTTATAGAATTTTGTAATCGTCGACATTTTTCATTAACTATTAATGAAGATTTCGATGAACAAGTAGCATTTCTTTTTGACTTGCAACATAAAGTTCGTTCTGATAACCCCGAAAAAGTTATTCGATCAGAAATATCGAGAGAAATATGTGCGCAAACTATTCAACCACATCATACGATACAACGACAGATTGGTTCAGTGACCGTGGATAATCTGAAAAATGGGCGCTATCAAGGTGAACTCCAAATTGTGAGACATCCTCTTAGCGCGCATGACAATGTTAACGTTGTTGCACAAATTATCAAAGAAGACTTACCGTTGTTAAATTGTATCGCACCAAATGATACATTTAATTTTCAAAAATTAGGGAGTGTCAAAAGTAATGGAAAATAG